The following coding sequences lie in one Heyndrickxia oleronia genomic window:
- the pyk gene encoding pyruvate kinase: MKKTKIVCTIGPASESIEMLEKLMESGMDVARLNFSHGSHEEHEARIKNIRQAAKNTNKTVAILLDTKGPEIRTNDMVDGAIELREGNQIIISMSEVLGTTEKFSVTYDGLIHDISVGSKILLDDGLIELEVTSVDMNKQEIHTLILNSGILKNKKGVNVPGVSVNLPGITEKDASDILFGIQQGVNFIAASFVRRSSDVLEIRQLLEENNATHIQIIPKIENQEGVDNIDEILAVSDGLMVARGDLGVEIPTEAVPLVQKSLIKKCNEQGKPVITATQMLDSMQRNPRPTRAEASDVANAIFDGTDAIMLSGETAAGSYPVEAVQTMYKIAIHAEQALNHDEILSYHSKNSEHNMTDAICQSVAHTAINLDVNAIITPTESGHTARMISKYRPKAPIVAVTSNEKVYLNLALVWGVTPRIGQKVETTDEMLELAVQESLNTDIVKHGDLVVITAGVPVGEAGTTNLMKVHVVGDVVAKGQGVGRKSAYGKVVIAKSAAEAQAKVEPGSILVTHGVDKEMVPIVKKCSALITEEGGLTSDAAVVGINLGIPVIVGVEKATSLLVEGQEITVDPSRGVIYNGHASVL, encoded by the coding sequence ATGAAAAAAACGAAAATTGTCTGTACAATTGGACCAGCTAGTGAAAGTATTGAAATGCTAGAAAAACTCATGGAATCAGGTATGGATGTTGCCCGTTTGAATTTCTCACATGGTAGCCACGAAGAACATGAGGCAAGAATTAAAAATATTCGTCAGGCAGCTAAAAATACTAATAAAACGGTTGCTATTTTACTTGATACAAAAGGACCTGAAATTCGTACAAATGATATGGTGGATGGTGCGATTGAATTACGTGAAGGCAATCAAATCATTATCTCGATGAGTGAGGTATTAGGAACAACTGAAAAGTTCTCTGTGACATATGATGGATTGATTCATGATATTAGTGTTGGCTCTAAAATTTTATTAGACGATGGACTAATTGAATTGGAAGTTACTTCCGTAGATATGAATAAACAAGAAATACATACTTTAATTTTGAACAGTGGAATATTAAAAAATAAAAAAGGTGTCAATGTTCCTGGTGTATCCGTAAATCTACCTGGTATTACAGAAAAGGATGCTAGTGATATTCTATTTGGGATACAACAAGGAGTTAATTTTATTGCTGCATCCTTTGTACGTAGATCCTCAGATGTACTAGAAATTAGACAATTATTAGAAGAAAATAATGCGACACATATTCAAATCATACCAAAGATTGAGAATCAAGAAGGTGTCGATAATATCGATGAAATATTAGCAGTATCAGACGGGTTAATGGTAGCGCGTGGAGATTTAGGTGTGGAAATTCCTACGGAAGCTGTTCCGCTTGTTCAAAAAAGCTTAATTAAAAAATGTAATGAACAAGGTAAACCGGTTATTACAGCTACCCAAATGTTGGATTCTATGCAAAGAAATCCAAGACCTACAAGAGCAGAAGCTAGTGATGTTGCTAACGCTATTTTTGATGGTACAGATGCAATCATGCTTTCAGGTGAAACTGCTGCTGGCTCTTATCCAGTTGAAGCTGTACAAACAATGTATAAAATAGCTATTCATGCAGAGCAAGCATTGAATCATGATGAAATACTTTCTTATCATAGTAAAAACAGTGAACACAATATGACTGATGCCATTTGTCAATCGGTTGCTCATACGGCCATCAATCTGGATGTTAATGCGATCATTACTCCTACTGAGAGTGGTCATACAGCTAGGATGATTTCTAAATACCGTCCAAAAGCTCCGATTGTTGCTGTAACATCTAATGAAAAGGTATATTTAAATCTTGCCTTAGTTTGGGGAGTTACGCCACGAATTGGTCAAAAAGTTGAAACAACAGATGAAATGTTAGAACTTGCCGTACAGGAAAGCCTAAACACAGATATTGTTAAGCATGGAGATTTAGTAGTTATTACTGCGGGAGTGCCAGTAGGTGAAGCTGGAACCACGAATCTAATGAAAGTTCATGTAGTAGGGGATGTTGTTGCAAAAGGTCAAGGCGTAGGAAGAAAATCTGCCTATGGAAAAGTAGTTATAGCAAAAAGTGCAGCGGAAGCTCAAGCCAAGGTTGAACCAGGTTCTATTTTAGTTACTCATGGAGTAGATAAAGAAATGGTACCAATCGTAAAAAAATGTAGTGCGTTAATTACTGAAGAAGGTGGATTAACAAGCGATGCTGCAGTAGTAGGAATCAATTTAGGAATACCAGTTATTGTAGGGGTTGAAAAAGCTACAAGCTTATTGGTAGAAGGTCAGGAAATCACGGTTGATCCATCTCGTGGAGTCATTTATAATGGCCATGCAAGTGTGCTATAA
- the ytvI gene encoding sporulation integral membrane protein YtvI, with protein MNPVYVNRTIRFLIVLGIVLGGAFIFYFVSKVTYPFLIAIVIALLINPLVNFLERKARFPRALAVIVSIILIISIFIGLITLLIAEIVSGTNYLADVVPKHVNTLVEYIEDFIAGQVLPIYNQAASLFKNLDAGQQDTIMTNIQTAGQKIASSAGNFLQNFFLKLPALVSWIPNAATVLVFSLLATFFISKDWNRLSRFSGKLLPERAMKSFRTVITDLKKALFGFVRAQLTLISITLVIVLIGLLILRVDYAITIALVSGIVDILPYLGTGVVFIPWIIYEAIVGNIPLAIGLGVLYTVVVVQRQLMEPKILSSSIGLNPLATLIALFVGFKLVGFLGLILGPVTLVIITTLHRANVFQDIWNFILGKPNVIKK; from the coding sequence TTGAATCCCGTTTATGTCAATCGTACCATTCGATTTTTAATAGTTTTAGGAATCGTTTTAGGTGGTGCGTTTATCTTTTATTTCGTATCAAAGGTTACTTATCCATTTCTCATCGCCATAGTGATTGCACTACTTATTAATCCTTTAGTCAATTTCTTGGAGAGAAAAGCAAGATTTCCTCGTGCACTTGCAGTGATTGTATCTATCATTTTAATCATCAGTATTTTCATTGGATTGATTACTTTATTAATTGCTGAAATTGTATCAGGAACGAATTATTTAGCTGATGTTGTGCCAAAACATGTGAATACATTAGTTGAATATATTGAGGATTTTATTGCTGGACAGGTTTTACCTATATATAATCAAGCAGCGAGTTTATTTAAAAATTTAGATGCTGGTCAACAAGATACTATTATGACTAATATTCAAACAGCTGGTCAAAAAATCGCTTCTAGTGCTGGTAACTTTTTGCAAAACTTTTTCCTCAAACTACCAGCATTAGTTTCCTGGATTCCAAATGCTGCAACTGTTTTAGTTTTTTCTTTATTAGCCACATTTTTTATAAGTAAAGATTGGAATAGACTATCTAGATTTAGTGGAAAGCTTCTTCCAGAACGGGCGATGAAAAGTTTTCGAACAGTGATAACCGATCTAAAAAAGGCATTATTTGGTTTTGTTCGTGCCCAGCTTACTTTGATTTCAATAACTTTGGTAATCGTACTAATTGGGTTATTAATTTTAAGGGTAGACTACGCAATTACGATTGCTTTAGTTAGTGGAATTGTTGATATTCTTCCCTATTTAGGAACTGGAGTTGTATTTATTCCTTGGATTATCTATGAAGCAATTGTAGGTAATATTCCTCTAGCAATAGGACTAGGAGTTCTGTACACCGTTGTCGTTGTACAGAGACAATTAATGGAACCAAAAATTTTATCTTCAAGTATTGGTTTAAATCCACTCGCAACACTAATTGCGTTATTTGTCGGCTTTAAGCTTGTGGGATTCCTAGGATTGATACTTGGGCCTGTTACCTTAGTAATCATCACAACCTTGCATAGAGCTAATGTTTTTCAAGATATTTGGAATTTCATTTTAGGGAAACCAAATGTAATTAAAAAATGA
- the citZ gene encoding citrate synthase, protein MTATKGLEGIVAASTSISSIIDDTLTYVGYNIDDLAENASFEEVIYLLWHLKLPNKEELNDLKQQLANNMELPQEVINAMKAYPVKNIHPMAALRTAVSTLGLYDEEADVMEEAANFRKAVRLQAKMPAIVAAFARIRKGLEPIAPRTDFGFAANFLYMLTGEEPEAIAIEAFNKALVLHADHELNASTFTARVCVATLSDVYSGVTAAIGALKGPLHGGANEQVMKMLSEIGSVENVDSYIHGKLSNKEKIMGFGHRVYRQGDPRAKHLKAMSEKLTKLTGEPQYYEMSTKIEEIVTSEKALPPNVDFYSASVYHSLGIDHDLFTPIFAVSRVSGWLAHILEQYSNNRLIRPRAEYVGPGMQTYVPIENR, encoded by the coding sequence ATGACAGCAACGAAAGGTCTAGAAGGAATTGTTGCAGCTAGTACTTCAATCAGTTCAATCATCGATGATACCCTTACATATGTAGGTTATAACATTGATGATTTAGCAGAAAATGCTAGCTTTGAAGAAGTAATTTATTTATTATGGCATCTTAAACTACCTAACAAAGAAGAACTAAATGATTTAAAACAACAATTAGCGAATAATATGGAGTTACCTCAAGAAGTAATTAATGCAATGAAAGCATACCCAGTAAAAAATATTCATCCAATGGCTGCATTGCGTACAGCTGTTTCAACTTTAGGACTTTACGATGAAGAAGCAGATGTAATGGAAGAAGCAGCAAATTTCCGTAAAGCTGTTCGTCTTCAAGCAAAAATGCCTGCCATTGTAGCAGCATTTGCACGTATTCGTAAAGGGCTGGAACCAATTGCACCAAGAACTGACTTCGGTTTTGCTGCTAACTTTCTTTATATGCTAACTGGAGAAGAACCAGAAGCAATTGCGATTGAGGCATTCAACAAAGCTCTCGTTCTTCATGCTGATCATGAACTTAATGCTTCTACATTTACTGCACGTGTTTGTGTTGCTACATTGTCAGATGTTTACTCAGGTGTAACAGCAGCAATTGGTGCATTAAAAGGACCTCTTCATGGTGGTGCGAATGAGCAAGTAATGAAAATGCTAAGTGAAATTGGCTCCGTAGAAAATGTTGATTCCTATATTCACGGCAAGCTTTCAAATAAAGAGAAGATTATGGGATTTGGACATCGTGTTTATCGCCAAGGTGACCCTCGTGCTAAACATTTGAAAGCAATGTCAGAAAAATTAACTAAATTAACTGGTGAGCCTCAATACTATGAAATGTCTACAAAAATTGAAGAAATCGTTACTTCAGAAAAGGCTCTTCCACCAAATGTTGATTTCTATTCTGCATCTGTCTACCATAGCTTAGGAATCGATCATGATTTATTTACACCAATTTTTGCGGTTAGTCGTGTTTCTGGATGGTTGGCACATATCCTTGAACAATATTCAAATAACCGTTTGATCCGACCACGTGCTGAATATGTAGGTCCTGGAATGCAAACGTATGTACCAATTGAAAATCGTTAA
- the icd gene encoding NADP-dependent isocitrate dehydrogenase, with the protein MSQGEKIRVENGVLNTPNNPIIPFIEGDGTGPDIWAASQRVLDAAVEKAYKGERKIEWKEVYAGQKAFDKTGEWLPSETLDVIREYLIAIKGPLTTPVGGGIRSLNVALRQELDLFVCLRPVRYFEGVPSPVKRPEDTDMVIFRENTEDIYAGIEYQEGSAEVKKVIEFLQNEMGVNKIRFPETSGIGIKPVSAEGTKRLVRAAINYAIKEGRKSVTLVHKGNIMKFTEGAFKNWGYELAEQEFGDKVFTWAQYDKIKDEQGLDAANKAQDEALAAGKILVKDSIADIFLQQILTRPREFDVVATMNLNGDYISDALAAQVGGIGIAPGANINYETGHAIFEATHGTAPKYAGLDKVNPSSVILSGVLLLEHLGWNEAANLITKSMEKTIASKVVTYDFARLMDGATEVKCSEFGTELIKNMEI; encoded by the coding sequence ATGTCACAAGGTGAAAAAATCAGAGTAGAAAATGGCGTGTTAAACACACCAAATAATCCAATTATCCCATTTATTGAAGGTGACGGTACAGGACCTGATATTTGGGCAGCATCACAAAGAGTGCTAGATGCAGCTGTTGAAAAAGCATACAAAGGTGAGCGTAAAATTGAGTGGAAAGAAGTTTATGCTGGTCAAAAAGCATTCGATAAAACTGGTGAATGGCTTCCTTCTGAGACTCTAGACGTAATTCGTGAATATTTAATAGCAATTAAGGGACCACTTACTACTCCTGTTGGAGGCGGTATTCGTTCATTAAATGTAGCTTTACGTCAAGAGTTAGACTTATTTGTATGTTTACGCCCAGTTCGTTATTTTGAGGGTGTTCCATCTCCTGTTAAACGTCCTGAAGATACTGATATGGTAATCTTCCGTGAAAACACTGAGGATATTTATGCAGGTATTGAATATCAAGAAGGTTCTGCAGAAGTGAAGAAAGTCATTGAATTTTTACAAAACGAAATGGGTGTGAATAAAATTCGCTTCCCTGAAACTTCTGGAATTGGTATTAAGCCGGTATCTGCAGAAGGAACGAAGCGTTTGGTACGCGCAGCAATTAACTATGCTATTAAAGAAGGACGCAAATCTGTAACACTTGTACATAAAGGAAATATTATGAAGTTTACAGAAGGAGCATTTAAAAACTGGGGTTATGAGTTAGCCGAACAAGAATTCGGCGATAAAGTATTCACTTGGGCACAGTACGATAAAATTAAAGATGAACAAGGTTTAGATGCTGCGAATAAAGCACAAGATGAAGCTTTAGCTGCTGGAAAAATTCTTGTAAAGGATTCAATCGCTGATATCTTCTTACAACAAATATTAACTCGTCCACGTGAATTTGATGTGGTTGCAACAATGAACTTAAATGGTGACTATATTTCTGATGCACTTGCTGCTCAAGTAGGTGGAATTGGTATTGCTCCAGGAGCAAACATCAACTATGAAACTGGTCATGCTATTTTCGAAGCAACACACGGAACAGCACCTAAATATGCTGGATTAGATAAAGTAAATCCATCTTCAGTAATCCTTTCTGGTGTTCTTTTACTTGAACACTTAGGTTGGAATGAAGCTGCTAACTTAATTACTAAATCTATGGAAAAAACAATTGCTTCAAAAGTTGTCACTTATGATTTTGCTCGTCTAATGGATGGGGCTACAGAAGTGAAATGTTCTGAATTTGGAACAGAGCTAATCAAAAATATGGAAATATAA